Proteins found in one Arachis stenosperma cultivar V10309 chromosome 8, arast.V10309.gnm1.PFL2, whole genome shotgun sequence genomic segment:
- the LOC130944778 gene encoding PHD finger protein EHD3 isoform X1 translates to METGDGNSNADSPERTAGMEGCLYSEAVNNGVVIVDGSGPDESKEIRHSKKEAVNTRVSTADGRFRTYKRRKHVKMSCSESKAQEESRVCVEAASHFSEQAVKKPYGIAVGNTSKDNSNGHWGNVVLNHLYHSLGNDNSGTKWCIKEALMSNPKSITDMETSKIDKDGQECSSHFDCSSHRLQFEANGHAYVMHGGCSSESDGNGLTKKCQRVFHNILASEKFSSLCKVLLENFHGMKPESVVDFSVINSRMTEEAYEQSPTLFLSDFQQVWRKLENTGNEIVAIAKSLSNLSRAYYLEHVGVPGHSSFEDQKQVFHNYALDNVMRPQQTEVCATDKVCSCRHCGGKADGTDSLICDSCEEMYHVSCIVPALKELPEKSWFCANCTAIEIRSPHDNCVVCERLNAPKSLNNIVGDESIPTNDETHNELEENSNCTYGIEVSIGRRNLPDCKICREEVDGEDVRICGHNSCPSKYYHVRCLSTKQVQSYAHCWYCPSCLCRVCLVDRDDHKIVLCDGCDHGYHIDCMEPKRTTIPKGNWFCRKCDAGIQAIRRAKKTYENFNFRTGEDVSKPKYKLGKKWKQGRELEKDGGMDMLLTAANTLKFEENLASS, encoded by the exons ATGGAAACTGGGGATGGAAATAGCAATGCCGATAGCCCTGAACGTACGGCAGGGATGGAGGGGTGCTTGTATTCCGAAGCTGTAAATAATGGAGTGGTAATTGTTGATGGGAGTGGTCCTGATGAGAGCAAAGAAATTAGGCATTCGAAGAAGGAAGCTGTAAATACCAGAGTGTCAACTGCAGATGGGCGTTTTCGGACATACAAGAGGCGGAAACATGTAAAGATGAGTTGTTCAGAAAGCAAAGCTCAGGAAGAAAGCAGAGTGTGTGTGGAAGCCGCAAGTCACTTTTCAGAACAG GCTGTGAAGAAACCATATGGTATAGCTGTAGGAAATACTTCAAAAGATAATTCAAATGGACATTGGGGGAATGTTGTACTAAATCATTTATATCATTCATTAGGCAATGATAACAGTGGCACAAAGTGGTGCATAAAGGAAGCACTGATGAGTAATCCAAAATCCATTACCGACATG GAAACTTCTAAAATTGACAAAGATGGCCAAGAATGCTCGTCACACTTCGACTGTTCCTCTCATAGGTTACAGTTTGAAGCTAATGGGCATGCATATGTCATGCATGGTGGATGTTCAAGTGAATCAGATGGCAATGGTCTTACTAAGAAGTGTCAGCGTGTGTTCCATAATATCTTAGCCTCTGAAAAATTCAGTTCATTATGTAAGGTGCTACTAGAAAATTTTCATGGAATGAAACCTGAAAGTGTAGTTGACTTTAGTGTCATAAATTCAAGGATGACAGAAGAAGCTTATGAACAATCACCCACACTTTTCTTGTCAGATTTTCAACAG GTTTGGAGAAAGCTTGAAAACACTGGAAATGAGATTGTTGCTATAGCAAAGAGTCTTTCCAACTTGTCAAGAGCGTATTACTTAGAGCAT gTGGGAGTTCCTGGACACAGTTCATTTGAGGATCAAAAACAAGTG TTCCATAACTATGCATTGGACAATGTTATGAGACCACAGCAGACAGAAGTTTGTGCTACAGATAAAGTCTGCAGTTGCAGGCATTGTGGAGGCAAGGCAGATGGGACAGACTCCTTGATTTGTGATTCATGTGAGGAGATGTACCATGTATCTTGTATCGTGCCGGCTTTGAAGGAATTACCTGAAAAAAGCTGGTTCTGTGCCAATTGTACTGCTATTGAAATAAGATCTCCACATGATAATTGTGTGGTGTGTGAAAGGTTGAATGCCCCAAAGTCCTTGAACAACATTGTTGGTGATGAGAGCATTCCTACAAATGATGAAACACACAATGAATTGGAGGAAAATTCAAATTGTACATATGGGATCGAGGTGTCCATAGGGAGAAGAAACTTGCCTGATTGCAAAATTTGTAGGGAGGAAGTAGATGGAGAAGATGTACGGATATGCGGTCACAATTCATGCCCTAGTAAATACTATCATGTAAGGTGTTTGTCCACTAAGCAGGTCCAGTCATATGCTCACTGTTGGTACTGCCCTTCTTGTTTATGTCGAGTTTGCCTCGTTGATCGAGATGATCACAAGATtgttctctgtgatggttgcgACCATGGATACCACATCGATTGCATGGAGCCTAAACGGACTACCATTCCAAAAGGCAACTGGTTCTGCAGAAAATGCGATGCAGGGATCCAAGCAATACGCCGGGCTAAAAAGACATATGAGAATTTCAATTTTAGAACTGGCGAAGATGTTTCAAAGCCTAAGTATAAGCTTGGTAAGAAATGGAAACAAGGACGAGAATTGGAGAAAGATGGAGGAATGGACATGCTTTTAACAGCAGCCAACACACTTAAATTTGAAGAGAACTTAGCTAGTAGCTAG
- the LOC130944778 gene encoding PHD finger protein EHD3 isoform X2 has product METGDGNSNADSPERTAGMEGCLYSEAVNNGVVIVDGSGPDESKEIRHSKKEAVNTRVSTADGRFRTYKRRKHVKMSCSESKAQEESRVCVEAASHFSEQAVKKPYGNDNSGTKWCIKEALMSNPKSITDMETSKIDKDGQECSSHFDCSSHRLQFEANGHAYVMHGGCSSESDGNGLTKKCQRVFHNILASEKFSSLCKVLLENFHGMKPESVVDFSVINSRMTEEAYEQSPTLFLSDFQQVWRKLENTGNEIVAIAKSLSNLSRAYYLEHVGVPGHSSFEDQKQVFHNYALDNVMRPQQTEVCATDKVCSCRHCGGKADGTDSLICDSCEEMYHVSCIVPALKELPEKSWFCANCTAIEIRSPHDNCVVCERLNAPKSLNNIVGDESIPTNDETHNELEENSNCTYGIEVSIGRRNLPDCKICREEVDGEDVRICGHNSCPSKYYHVRCLSTKQVQSYAHCWYCPSCLCRVCLVDRDDHKIVLCDGCDHGYHIDCMEPKRTTIPKGNWFCRKCDAGIQAIRRAKKTYENFNFRTGEDVSKPKYKLGKKWKQGRELEKDGGMDMLLTAANTLKFEENLASS; this is encoded by the exons ATGGAAACTGGGGATGGAAATAGCAATGCCGATAGCCCTGAACGTACGGCAGGGATGGAGGGGTGCTTGTATTCCGAAGCTGTAAATAATGGAGTGGTAATTGTTGATGGGAGTGGTCCTGATGAGAGCAAAGAAATTAGGCATTCGAAGAAGGAAGCTGTAAATACCAGAGTGTCAACTGCAGATGGGCGTTTTCGGACATACAAGAGGCGGAAACATGTAAAGATGAGTTGTTCAGAAAGCAAAGCTCAGGAAGAAAGCAGAGTGTGTGTGGAAGCCGCAAGTCACTTTTCAGAACAG GCTGTGAAGAAACCATATG GCAATGATAACAGTGGCACAAAGTGGTGCATAAAGGAAGCACTGATGAGTAATCCAAAATCCATTACCGACATG GAAACTTCTAAAATTGACAAAGATGGCCAAGAATGCTCGTCACACTTCGACTGTTCCTCTCATAGGTTACAGTTTGAAGCTAATGGGCATGCATATGTCATGCATGGTGGATGTTCAAGTGAATCAGATGGCAATGGTCTTACTAAGAAGTGTCAGCGTGTGTTCCATAATATCTTAGCCTCTGAAAAATTCAGTTCATTATGTAAGGTGCTACTAGAAAATTTTCATGGAATGAAACCTGAAAGTGTAGTTGACTTTAGTGTCATAAATTCAAGGATGACAGAAGAAGCTTATGAACAATCACCCACACTTTTCTTGTCAGATTTTCAACAG GTTTGGAGAAAGCTTGAAAACACTGGAAATGAGATTGTTGCTATAGCAAAGAGTCTTTCCAACTTGTCAAGAGCGTATTACTTAGAGCAT gTGGGAGTTCCTGGACACAGTTCATTTGAGGATCAAAAACAAGTG TTCCATAACTATGCATTGGACAATGTTATGAGACCACAGCAGACAGAAGTTTGTGCTACAGATAAAGTCTGCAGTTGCAGGCATTGTGGAGGCAAGGCAGATGGGACAGACTCCTTGATTTGTGATTCATGTGAGGAGATGTACCATGTATCTTGTATCGTGCCGGCTTTGAAGGAATTACCTGAAAAAAGCTGGTTCTGTGCCAATTGTACTGCTATTGAAATAAGATCTCCACATGATAATTGTGTGGTGTGTGAAAGGTTGAATGCCCCAAAGTCCTTGAACAACATTGTTGGTGATGAGAGCATTCCTACAAATGATGAAACACACAATGAATTGGAGGAAAATTCAAATTGTACATATGGGATCGAGGTGTCCATAGGGAGAAGAAACTTGCCTGATTGCAAAATTTGTAGGGAGGAAGTAGATGGAGAAGATGTACGGATATGCGGTCACAATTCATGCCCTAGTAAATACTATCATGTAAGGTGTTTGTCCACTAAGCAGGTCCAGTCATATGCTCACTGTTGGTACTGCCCTTCTTGTTTATGTCGAGTTTGCCTCGTTGATCGAGATGATCACAAGATtgttctctgtgatggttgcgACCATGGATACCACATCGATTGCATGGAGCCTAAACGGACTACCATTCCAAAAGGCAACTGGTTCTGCAGAAAATGCGATGCAGGGATCCAAGCAATACGCCGGGCTAAAAAGACATATGAGAATTTCAATTTTAGAACTGGCGAAGATGTTTCAAAGCCTAAGTATAAGCTTGGTAAGAAATGGAAACAAGGACGAGAATTGGAGAAAGATGGAGGAATGGACATGCTTTTAACAGCAGCCAACACACTTAAATTTGAAGAGAACTTAGCTAGTAGCTAG